GATCGCCTGGAACCGGCCCTCCCCCAGCCGATCCGGCAACGTGTTCGAGGTAGCCGCCAGTTGCACGCCAGCGGCCACCAACTGCCCGAGCAACCGCGAGATCAACACCGTGTCCCCGGGATCGTCGAGCTCGAACTCGTCGATGCAGATCAACCTGTACGCCGACAGCGCCTCGACAGCCGGCCGCATCCCCAACGCGCCGACCAGGTTGGTCAGCTCCACGAAGGTGCAGTACATCTTCGGCCCCGCCGACACGTGCCACAACGATGCCAGCAAGTGCGTCTTCCCCACCCCGAAGCCGCCATCGAGATAAATCCCCGGCTTCTCCGGCGCGACCGGCGCCGACCCCCGCAACCGAGACCACAGAGAACGCTCTCTCCGCGGCTCGGCCAGGATCTCACCGCGCTCCCGCAGTACGCCGAGGGCATCCGCCTGACTGGGCTCACCGGGACCCGGCCGATAGGTCTCGAACCGCACGTCACTGAACCGGGGCGGCGGTACACACTCCGACAGCAACCGGTCCGAACTGACCTCCGGCCACCGCTCGCTCAGACGGATCGGCATGTCCCCACCCTACGAGTTGCCTTGACCTCAAGAGAACTTCAGGTCCTACCGTCGAGCCGAACCCAACGACCAGGAGGTCCGATGTACGCGATCCAGCTGCACGAGTTCGGCCCGGCGGAGAATCTCGTCTTCGAGGAGGTTCCGGACCCCGAGCCCGGCCCCGGCCAGGTCCGCATCAAGGTCGAGGCCGCCGGCGTCCACCTCGTCGACACCGTACTGCGAGCCGGAACCCTCAACGACAGCCCGATCCCGCGACCGGAACTGCCGACCATCCCGGGACGCGAGGTCGCCGGCACGATCGATGCCGTCGGCCCCGAAACCGACACCTCGTGGATCGGCAAACGGGTCGTCGTCCACCTCGGCATGGTCCCC
The Kribbella voronezhensis DNA segment above includes these coding regions:
- the zapE gene encoding cell division protein ZapE; amino-acid sequence: MPIRLSERWPEVSSDRLLSECVPPPRFSDVRFETYRPGPGEPSQADALGVLRERGEILAEPRRERSLWSRLRGSAPVAPEKPGIYLDGGFGVGKTHLLASLWHVSAGPKMYCTFVELTNLVGALGMRPAVEALSAYRLICIDEFELDDPGDTVLISRLLGQLVAAGVQLAATSNTLPDRLGEGRFQAIDFLREIQGLAAHFDVRRIDGPDYRHRGLPVAPEPWPDALVEKAADERPDASCDHFVDLHHHLAELHPSKYGALLDGVGTVGILDLRELTDENVALRLVVLADRMYDRDIPLITSGVPLDRMFSPEMLKGGYRKKYLRALSRLIALANAVTDH